The region gacactgttgtaccctcggactgcagggcagtttgcacttgtttggatgttagtcgaggttctttatccaacatccgcacaatcttgcgttgaaatctcttgtcaatttttcttttccgtccacatctagggaggttagccacagtgccatgggctttaaacttcttgatgacactgcgcacggtagacacaagaacattcaggtctttggagatggacttgtagccttgagattgctcatgctttctcacaatttggtttctcaagtcctcagacagttctttggtcttctttcttttctccatgctcaatgtggtacacgcaaggacacaggacaggggttgagtcaactttaatccatgtcaactggctgcaagtgtgatttagatattgccaacacctgttcggtgccacaggtaagttacaggtgctgttaacacaaattagagaagcatcacgtgatttttcgaacagtaccaatacttttgtccacccccttttttatgtttggtgtggaattatatccaatttggctttaggacaattctttttgtgttttttcatttaagacaaattaaatgaagataataccaaagaatttgtgtttgcaatcattttcaggaagaaactgagtattatctgacagaattgcaggggtgtcaatacttttggccacaactgtatctatATACATACCTACACACCATAAGCCACAGAACCGCACATTCAcctaattattatttatatagcaccattgattccatggtgctttatatgAGACAGGgttacataaaaattacagacatcacttacagtaagcaaactaacaatgacagcctgatacagaggggagaggaccctgcccttgcggcagtggcgtaactacaaagttatgggccccggtgcgaacttccaaatggggcccccccccccccacctccgtgacgcccccccacccccttcccctagatacgcctcggactgttgcaggaatctcctgccctgcaacatggtgttgggtgccagcacagcccgcacagtggtatatccagcacagcccgcacagtggtatatccagcacagcccgcacagtggtatatccagcacagcccgcacagtggtatatccagcacagcccgcacagtggtatatccagcacagcccgcacagtggtatatccagcacagcccgcacagtggtatatccagcacagcccgcacagtggtatgtacagcacagcccgcacagtggtatatacagcacagcccgcacagtggtatatacagcatagcccgcacaggggtaaatacagcacagcccgcacaggggtatatacagcacagcccgcacaggggtatatacagcacagcccgcacaggggtatatacagcacagcccgcacaggggtatatacagcacagcccgcacaggggtatatacagcacagcccgcacaggggtatatacagcacagcccgcacaggggtatatacagcacagcccgcacaggggtaaatacagcacagcccgcacaggggtatatacagcacagcccgcacaggggtatatacagcacagcccgcacaggggtatatacagcacagcccgcacaggggtatatacagcacagcccgcacaggggtatatacagcacagcccgcacaggggtatatacagcacagcccgcacaggggtatatacagcagagcccgcacagtggtatatccagcacagcccgcacaggggtatatagagcacagcccacacaggggtatatacagcacagcccacacaggggtatatccagcacagcccgcacaggggtatatccagcacagcccgcacaggggtatatgcagcacaggggtatatagagcacagccagcacaggggtatatagagcacagcccgcatctcatctcccccccccgataatggccccacagtccggtgaaaaagaaaaaaaaaaaaaaactctcctcacctttccttttgcccgcgctgctcctggtggctgcagtctgcccaggacactgcaggtgcgcgatgatatgacgtcatcgcgcacccgcagtgtactgtcagaggcagagcggggaatgatgggagagggagcgtcaggtgacgctctcctccatcattgcattgaactataccggtgtcatagacgccggtatagttaaatgcggcggcggcggcgggggggggaggaacagtgcagcggcccactactggcatcggctcttctggcatttgccagaagtgcccgatgtccagcccggccctgccctgacctgccggcccggggcccctgacctgcggggcccggtcgcaatggcgaccgctgcgaccgcggtcgttacgcccctgccttgcgggcttacattctacaggatggtggggaaggagacaatgggTTGGGGGATTGCGGCAGCGGTGAGGAGtcaggggtcattgcaggctgtagctttcttgaagaggtgggttttcaggttccgtctgaaggatctgaatgtggctgatagtcagacgtgttggggtaCAGAGGAGAGCGATGAATTAAtcgagcagcagagttaaggacggactggagaggtgagaatgttagcagggaggccacagaggaggatgttgcagtagtcaaggcgggagatgattagggcatgcacaagcattttagtagattgatggttgaggaaaggacggattctggagatatttttgagctggaggcgacaggagctggaaagagcttggatgtgcggtttgaagtacagggcagggcgaagggttactccgaggcagcggacttccaatACGGGGGAAAGCGTGGTGTCATTAATggggatagatcaggtaaggaagatctatgagatggaggaaagatgatgagttcagatttgtccacattgagtttgaggatgcAAGAggagaaggatatggctgatagacaatctgggattctggacagcagagaggtgacatctgggccagagaggtagatctgagtgtcgtcagcataaaggtggtactggaatccatgggactttgtgttgtcccaggccaagtgtatagtttgagaagagtaagggtcctagaacagagccttgggggactctaacagagagggtgggatgagcagGTAGTGTGGGAGactctgaatgtgtggttggaatacagtatgatcccacgaaCAgcaccccctacatacagtatgaacccACACATTGGTCCCTATGTAGAGTATgatcccacatagccccctacctACAGTATGAGCCGCCTCATAACGGTGAGATTGCGACTACGGGCACCCACATgatgcagcctgtgggccagtgtgtTCAGCCCCTTGGCTGTGGCCCACAGTTCGCCCAGGTCTGATCTGGGTTAAGTACATGAGAAGCACCTGTCTTGCACATGGAAACCCCATAAAAGAGAAACATCTCCCAATATCTAAGCCTAAATGACAACCTGTGACAAAACAACATTTCCAATTTCTGGAAAGTCTGCCGTCTTGGTGCCTGAGCAACTCAGGTAAAATTATGTTTCGAtccaaatccattttttttttgtacttacAACTACGGTATTTATAACTCGTTCCTGTATCCCTTGAAGAATTTTCCATGACATGAAAGTGGTGTCAAATGCTCTGGGTGTGACAGAGCACTTTGAGCCACTGCTTCCCCAGGTTGTTTGCTCACCAAGCTAAGGAGGATGGTGCTGGGTGGATAGACAGTTGCTCAGGAAGTGCTCTTCCACGCCCACAGCACTTAATACAATTGTATTGAAATGCTAATTGGTCAGGAAGGCAGCAACAGATCCATACCTTTATATCTTCTATGGAGGTACATTTCAGAGACCTGCACGCTCAAATATGCATTCTGCACATCCCCCTTTTCCTCCTATTATCAATCAGACATCTGTGATTTTTATATTATTTCTAGCCTCAAGTTTACTCACACCCTATGGTGGATGGTGCTGTTCACTTGACAGCTTGCTGCGATCCAAGAAACCAcatcccaacacacacacacacacacaccttattCTTTATCTAAGTCTTGTGCCTCTATTGAAGTGTCATGCAATTTTGGCACAAATCCCTTTTGTATTATATAGGGCAGATCACCAGAAacttcttaaaagggttgtccggtccaaatcgataggtctgcagtcactctgtgcgatCCCACCACCCCCTTCCTCAGCGCACCCACTGTACGCTGCAGGGATTCACATATTGCTCCAGTATCAGATGACATGTATGACTTCTACATAATCCCAGCCTCacttcatacacttgtatggagggaGACCATATTCTCTAGTCAGCCGcatcacaggggtcagtattgggccctcttctttttaacatatttattaatgacagtTGTAGGGGGGATACAGAGTAGaacttcaatatttgcagatgacactaaactctgcagggtaatcaatacagagaaggACAATTTAATAttgcaggaggatttatgtaaactagaagcttgggatgataaatggcaaatgagctttaatgcggATAaaagtaaggtcatgcacttgggtggagcaaataagatgtataattatgtgcttaattgcaaaacactgggcaaaaccgtcaatgagaaagacctgggagtatgggtggatggcaaactcacattcagtggccagtgtcaggcagctgctacaaaggcaaataaaataatgggatgcattaaaagaggcatagatgctcatgagaacataattttacctctatacaagtcactagttcgaccacacttcgaatactgtgcacagttctggtctccggtgtataagaaagacatagctgaactggagcgggtgcagagaagagcgaccaaggttattagaggactggggggtctgcaataccaagataggttattacacttggggctatttagtttggaaaaacgaagactaaggggtgatcttattttaatgtataaatatatgaggggacagtacaaagacctttctgatgatctttttaatcatagacccgagacggacaagggggcatcctctacgtctggaggaaagaaggtttaagcataacaacagacgcggattctttactgtaagagcagtgagactatggaactctctgcggtatgatgttgtaatgagtgattccctactaaaatttaagaggggcctggatgcctttcttgaaaagtataatgttacagggtatatacactagattccttgacagggcgttgatccagggaactagtctgattgccgtatgtggagtcgggaaggaattttttacccccaatgtggagcttactctttcccacatgggatttttttgtcttcctctggatcaacatgttagggcatgttaggttaggctatgggttgaactagatggacttacagtcttccttcaaccttaactatGTTACGTTACTAGACTAGGCATGGCATCGcacaatacaagtgtattgagAGCGAGGCCACAGCCATGGGCCAAGTGTATATAGAAGTCATACGATCCCTTCCGTcccaactcaaaaaaaaaaaaacaaaaaaaaagggacaaATCCCTGCGctgggaggattcataagtctgcagtcatacaatgtgactgcagacctatcaatttggaccagacaacctttAACAGATTAATTGAAAAAGCTGGTCCCCAAGTagctcccccccccctccccttgagtgacaggtctctccctgcatgCAGCCTTTCAGCCATTGGTAGTCATCAGGGAAAAGCTCCTGGAAACACTCTGCGATCCAAAGGGGCTTCTAAAGTAGGTTTTGCCCTGACATTCCGCAGCGGTCTAAAGTCACACAGCCAATGTCTGATGCATGTTgcccatgaccactgcagccaatcaccctGCAATGTCACATTTAGACACGACATCACCACTGCAACCAAGTAAACAAAGACCGGTCGGGGGAAACACTAGTGCATCTTTTCTTAGTCATGTTAAGTATtggctttttttttccctcttcttaAGAGCAGAAAACCTCTTTGAGAAAACTTAGAAGTTGTTACATGAATGCCTGTTCAATATTGGTTACTCACAAAATCACGATCTGCTACAGCAAGTGATTGAAAGGAATCAAATACATGAAAAGTACAGTAGGTTATTTATCAAACATTTATTGTGGTCAATGATGGTAGAAAAAAGTTCTACATAGAATGCACATGACCAgtttgtgttttttctgttttcttcAAATAAATAAAACATCtgagcaacttttaaactgcaccATACCCTCCCCTCCtcgcaaaaaaaaaattccagagccCACCCCCCGGGGGAAGAAACCGAACAAAAATAAATGATCCAAGTGAACAACTGCTAATGAAAAGCAGTAAACAGCCATAATGGCTTATTGTCTCCACCGGGAAGTGAAGAATCCACAAGAACATTAGAGTTTTCTGTGTTCCAACATTCTCAAAGTTCTTGAGTCCAGTATTTACAGAATTTTAGCAGCCACAGATCGCTCCCATGCCTATAACTCATCCTtctcagtttcctctccttcaggagGAGGTCCTCCTGCTCCACCATATAGTTTGCCAACAATCGGTTGTACAATATCTTCTAATTCCTTCTTTTTAGCTTTGAACTCTTCAATGTCTGCATCTTGGTGGCTTTCCAACCATTCGATCTTTTCTTCTACCGCTTTCTCAATGGTTTCCTTATCTTCAGAAGACAACTTGCCACCAAGTTTCTCCTTATCACCTATCTGGTTTTTCAGGGAATAGGCGTAGCTCTCCAGCTCATTCCGAGAGTCGATTCGTTCTTTCAATTTCTTGTCGTCTTCGGCGAATTTCTCGGCATCGTTGACCATCCTCTCGATTTCCTCTGGCGTTAGCCGGTTTTGGTCATTTGTAATTGTGATCTTATTTTTGTTGCCAGTGCCTTTGTCTTCAGCTGTAACTCTAAGGATACCGTTTACATCGATTTCAAATGTAACTTCGATCTGAGGGACACCACGAGGAGCTGGGGGAATGCCGGTAAGGTCGAATGTGCCAAGAAGATGGTTGTCTTTTGTCAGTGGACGCTCACCTACAAAGACAAAGAACAGTCTTTATTGACCTGTCAAAAAGGCTTGTGGACCTGGATTCACCAACTATTGCTGAAGTAGTGAGAGAACTCAAATGACCACCAAAGCAAAACAGTCAATGTGGATCTGCCCTTTTGTTTCAGAGAAAGTTCAGGGAGGTATCTTAGGAACCAGACAACATTTCTAACCTTACTGTGAAAAAGTTTTCCAAAGTTTAGTCAACCTTTAACATTAGGTCTCCTAGAACCCTCAAAAGCCATTATATGAATATTATTGGTTGTAAATATTTAGCATGGACTTATGTTGAAGGCTGGAGAATTAGCTTGTCCATTTAGGTGTCAATATAGTTTACCTTCATAAACCTTGATGGTGACAGTAGGCTGGTTATCAGAGGCTGTAGAGAAAATCTGGGATTTCTTTGTAGGTACAACAGTATTTCTGGGGATTAGCTTAGTCATGACTCCACCAACGGTCTCAATGCCAAGAGTCAGAGGGCACACATCAAGCAAGACCAAGTCACCTGAAAAGAGATTATATAGTTCAGTGATCTATCCTGGGTAACCTGGACTGAACTGTAAAATGGAAAAGAATCTTGCATTTTCTTACCAGTGTCTTGGTCTCCTGAGAGTACTCCAGCTTGTACGGCAGCACCATAAGCCACGGCCTCATCAGGGTTGATGCCACGGGATGGTTCCTTGCCATTGAAGAATTCCTTCACCAGTTGCTGGATTTTGGGAATACGAGTGGATCCTCCAACCAACACGATTTCATCAATGTCAGACTTCTTTAGGTCAGCATCCTCCAGAACCTTCTGGACTGGTTTCATTGTGGAACGGAAGAGGTCCTACAAGTAGTAAGAAGTAATTTAGAGTGGTCCTACAACTTTCCACAtacaattgtattttttttattaaacttttcCTTACCATGTTCAGCTCCTCAAACTTGGCACGGGTTAGAGTTTCAGAGAAGTCTTCTCCCTCAAAGAAAGATTCAATCTCAATTCTTGACTGATGTTGAGAAGACAGGGCTCTCTTCGCTTTCTCCACTTCACGACGCAGCTTCTGCACTGCCCTGTTATCCTTGCGAACATCTTTGCCGGTTTTCTTCTTGTAAAGCTTGATGAAATGCTCCATGACACGCTGGTCGAAGTCCTCTCCTCCCAGATGGGTATCTCCGTTGGTAGCGACTACTTCAAAGACACCATTGTCGATGGTGAGCAGGGACACATCAAAGGTACCACCACCCAGATCAAACACAAGGATATTCTTCTCTCCTTCCTTCTTGTCCAGACCATAAGCGATGGCAGCTGCAGTTCTGAAAACCAAAGCATCCATATTAGCACACAAGAGTAGGGAGGGGAATGGTAATTAACCCAACATGAAGACCATCAAGAAACAAGTAAAAAGGGAGACTTACGGCTCATTGATGATCCTCATCACATTCAACCCTGCAATGGTACCAGCATCTTTTGTGGCTTGACGTTGGGCATCATTGAAATAGGCAGGCACTGTGACAACAGCATGAGTAACCTAGGACACAAAAAAGAAAGTAAGGAACAGTTGAAAAAGAGAGTAACCCACCACACAAGCTTGTACAACCCCATATGCCAAATTTTAACAAGTTTATGTACCTTTTTGCCAAGGTACTGTTCAGCCGTCTCCTTCATTTTGGTCAGAACCATGGCAGAGATTTCCTCTGGGGCAAAGGTCTTTCGCTGATCTCCTACATCCACATCAATGTAGGGCTTAGTCTTCTTTTCGGTAACCTaatagtgaaaaaataaataataataataataataataataatgatgatgaataTTATAGTTTGTATGAGATTAAGAAAAAGGCAAACTCATGTGGCTACTCCAGTTTCTTCCAAAGGCTTTGATAAGATGGTTTGCCAATCCTCTACCAAGGcactcatgttttcagtatttgtgAGGGTCCGAGAAGTGATCAACACTTATGGGTCTACAGAATCAATATGACATGAAGGTTTTTCATAAGTAAACCCCCTTTAAATGATTTTCAGTATCCAAGGCCCAGATCTTAATGACCCGCTTTTGGTCAATATCAGTAAGTGACTAGTTGTACAAGAAGACCTAGACCATCTTGTGACATGTAGGGTAACATTTTACAACACTTACTTTAAATGGCAGATATTTTATGTCCTGCTGAACAGACGGATCATTCCATATGCGACCAATAAGACGCTTGGCATCAAACACCGTGTTCTCGGGGTTGGACGTCAGCTGATTCTTGGCAGCATCTCCGATCAATCGTTCACCTTCTGGAGTGAAGGCCACATAGGATGGGGTGATTCGGTTACCCTGGTCGTTAGCGATGATCTCCACACGCCCGTTCTTAAACACTCCAACACTGGAAAACAAGAACAAAAGTTATCAAAAAAGGTGGCCAAATTTAATAATCCAcccaaaaaataagaacaaaattCAGGAATAGTTATTATTAAATGGAATGGATGTAAATGCGTTCTACAAAAATTAGTTTTGCCCGTAGTATTTGGGagtggggttgtccactactttgacaaCTTCTTAAACGTAATAGTGTTCCATGGAAGATAAATACGTATGCTCATGTCCAGCATCGGTGCTGTTCCAGCGATGTCAGCACTTGGGGGTCTACAGGTGCTCGAGTGAGTGTTATGCCATGTgagcgctgcagcccatcagtAGCCGCTAGATTTAGTGCATATCGATTCTCATGACCCGGTCCAGCAGCCAAGTGGGTAATCTATGGCCACTGAATGGGAGCCCTAAAAAACGGCTCTTATCGTACAATATTCACAGCTCTTCCTTTGATTACCTAGCCTGGTACAACGTCATATGTTCTCACCAGgtcagagagtaaaaaaaaaaaaaaaaaaaaaaaacaccagaggcCAGGAATGTGGTCAGGTAGGACACAGTTCTGAGGGGTCCCATCCAGCGGCCACAGATTACAGACTCAGCCGATGGTGAATGGAGTCACACCATCTCTAGTT is a window of Ranitomeya variabilis isolate aRanVar5 chromosome 2, aRanVar5.hap1, whole genome shotgun sequence DNA encoding:
- the HSPA5 gene encoding endoplasmic reticulum chaperone BiP; this encodes MVRMKLLAVVLLVVASACADDDDKREDVGTVVGIDLGTTYSCVGVFKNGRVEIIANDQGNRITPSYVAFTPEGERLIGDAAKNQLTSNPENTVFDAKRLIGRIWNDPSVQQDIKYLPFKVTEKKTKPYIDVDVGDQRKTFAPEEISAMVLTKMKETAEQYLGKKVTHAVVTVPAYFNDAQRQATKDAGTIAGLNVMRIINEPTAAAIAYGLDKKEGEKNILVFDLGGGTFDVSLLTIDNGVFEVVATNGDTHLGGEDFDQRVMEHFIKLYKKKTGKDVRKDNRAVQKLRREVEKAKRALSSQHQSRIEIESFFEGEDFSETLTRAKFEELNMDLFRSTMKPVQKVLEDADLKKSDIDEIVLVGGSTRIPKIQQLVKEFFNGKEPSRGINPDEAVAYGAAVQAGVLSGDQDTGDLVLLDVCPLTLGIETVGGVMTKLIPRNTVVPTKKSQIFSTASDNQPTVTIKVYEGERPLTKDNHLLGTFDLTGIPPAPRGVPQIEVTFEIDVNGILRVTAEDKGTGNKNKITITNDQNRLTPEEIERMVNDAEKFAEDDKKLKERIDSRNELESYAYSLKNQIGDKEKLGGKLSSEDKETIEKAVEEKIEWLESHQDADIEEFKAKKKELEDIVQPIVGKLYGGAGGPPPEGEETEKDEL